The Miscanthus floridulus cultivar M001 chromosome 7, ASM1932011v1, whole genome shotgun sequence genome includes a region encoding these proteins:
- the LOC136465934 gene encoding uncharacterized protein encodes MSVATYDGPISDPKYLDWSEHPITFSRADQWSDNPYLGNFPLVLDPIIKDVRFLKVLIDGGSTLNILFAGSLEELGLKKEDLTPMDSQFWGIVPGKASLPLGQIILPVEFGTMKHFHVNYVNFLIADFNTAYHAIVGRQALAKFMAVPHYTYLVLKMSIEKGVLSLHANLNVTNNCEEESFTLVEATNISIRIQDCIVTLQVIPPEDLEIPTLEAARASTKSREFKEVVLVPGNQSKTARIGANLDPK; translated from the coding sequence ATGTCGGTTGCTACATATGACGGCCCCATCTCCGATCCAAAGTATCTCGACTGGTCGGAGCACCCGATCACCTTCTCTAGGGCCGATCAGTGGTCAGACAACCCGTACCTAGGGAATTTCCCACTCGTCCTGGATCCCATAATCAAGGATGTGCGCTTCCTgaaggtcctcatcgacggaGGGAGCACCCTCAACATTCTTTTCGCTGGATCTCTAGAGGAGCTAGGCCTCAAGAAGGAAGACCTCACCCCCATGGACTCTCAATTCTGGGGAATCGTTCCTGGGAAGGCGTCCCTCCCCTTGGGACAGATTATACTACCTGTCGAGTTTGGCACCATGAAGCACTTCCATGTCAACTACGTCAACTTCCTCATCGCCGACTTTAACACGGCGTACCACGCCATCGTTGGCCGACAAgctcttgccaagttcatggctgtgccGCACTATACATACTTAGTGCTGAAGATGTCAATAGAGAAAGGGGTCCTCTCCCTGCATGCCAACCTCAATGTCACCAACAACTGCGAGGAGGAAAGCTTCACGCTTGTCGAGGCAACTAACATCTCCATCCGTATTCAAGACTGCATCGTGACTCTGCAGGTGATCCCTCCGGAGGACCTAGAGATCCCTACCCTAGAGGCTGCTCGAGCTTCAACCAAGTCTAGGGAGTTCAAGGAAGTGGTCCTTGTCCCCGGCAACCAGTCCAAGACTGCTCGGATTGGGGCTAACctcgatcctaaatag